The window GATGCTTCTTAGGGTTTTGTCTTTTGAGGACATGGGAGGATTATAGCACTGGATGGATTTGACGCTTACAACTCCCCAAGGGTCAGATAAAAATGCAACCGGATAACGGACAGCTATGTCTACTCAGTCATCAGATTAGTTGCAACTCCCCGAGGGTCAGATAAAAGTGCAACAGACATTACCTCTGGGGTGGGATTATCCCACCAGATATAAGGTTGCAACTCCCCGAGGGTCAGATAAAAATGCAACCCAGAGGAAGTGCTCAAAGTCAAACGCTACCTGCAGGGTTGCAACTCCCCGAGGGTCAGATAAAAATGCAACTGGCTATAGGGCTATGGCTATAGGGCTATGGTTATGTTGCAACTCCCCGAGGGTCAGATAAAAATGCAACCCTTCTTTGCAAGTCCTTAAAAATCAAGGATTAGAATAGGCTCATTTTTGACTTTTGACATGATATAAATCATAAATAGCCCTCCGGAACCTGAGTATCAATCAAAAGAGAGCAAACACGCATCATTTCTGGTTTTTAAGATGGTGCTTGATAGCTCTGTCTCATGATTTTATCCGGCACTCGTAAATGAATGTTTTGAAAAACTACCCAAAATCTCAAAATTCCCAGCTCTCACAAAAAATATTGACACGAATATCATTCACAAATGGGAAAAATTTAAGCACGCCTCGGGGCTTTCATCACAAAAACCCGTATTCAGTTGCCAAGATGACAGGGGTTGCTTTACAACCCTCAAAACTCTACCTTTCAGCGTAGATATTATACCATATCTGCTGTTAACACAAGGGGTAAGTCTAACCTTAGAAGACGCTCTGGTCGCTTCCGTCGTAGTGGTTGCCTATTTTGATAGGCTGTGCGTTCTTTCTCAGTCTAAACACAGTGAGCCTGAAGTTGGGGCTGTTTTCTGTCAGTAGCGAGGTTTTCAGTGTTGTGGGGTCCTGGTGGGTTTCAAATACGCTCAGCTGGGCGTGGAGTCCATGCCTCTTGAGGGATTTTCTCACCTTCTTCCTTATGCGTTCTTCTGTGTAGTCATACACTACAAGCCTCATACTCTACCTCCATCAATTCAAGAAGTGTGTCCCATAATCTGTCAAGGCATTTTTGATAAACTGGCTCAAGGCTGTTGATGAAAATCCGCATTCCATCTCTGTTGAGCAGGCGACTTTCTTTATCTTTGATAAAGTGGCTCGTTGTAATTGTGTCTTTTTTCAAGAGTTCCACTACATGTTTAGTCAGGAAAGGTCTGAGTGGTTCCATTATGTCGGAGGCAAAACTGGCATGCCTGCCTCTCCGACTGTGAAGAAAGGAAAGGTAGGGGTCAAGCCCCAGAGTTAGCAGAAGGCTTCTTGCCTGATAGTAGGCTATGTTGTAAACAAGGCTCAGAAGAGCATTTACATGGTCCTTAGGCGGTCTGTAGTTTCTCCCAGAAAACTGCGGGATTTCCCTTGATAGGGACTCAAACATGTATCTGGATGCAATCCCCTCGTAGCCCATCAATTCCTCTATGCTGTCCGCCCTTTCTGCCATGGTTCTCATATACTCAAGGTTAACAGAAAACTCCCTCTCAACCTCAATTATCTTCATAACCACGATCCTTGAAGCTACTCTTAGTCGCTGGCTCTTCCACAGCTCGTATTGTCTGATCCTTCTCTCTACCACAGAACTATGCTCGTCCTCTGGTGTAAAGATGCCCTTTAGGTTGAAGTTTCTGGATAAAAGGCACAGACCTGTGCCAGCCCTTGAGAGCATAGTGAGAGCTTCTGTGGTTATGGTGCCTCTGCCTACAAGGAAGAGGGCTGATAGATAAGAGACTGGAAAGGTATGCTCTTTACCGTTAAGTTTGACGCAAAGCCTGCCCTTCTTTTTTGAGAGGTTATAGCCATTGGAGAAGAAGAGAAGAGGTCTTTTCAGATTATGAAGGTTTCCCATGGTTTTATCAGATAGCCCTCTGCATGCTCCAGCTCTTCCACAGGGTAAACAAAAAGCCTGTCAGTTTTTCTGTTTATATGTTTTTCAAGCCTGCTTATCAGAGCCTGTATTTCCCTCTGGCTCATGGACTGTATGTAAAAGGTGCTACGCTGTATGTGAAAGCCCACAGTTCTTAAAACCCTTGCTACCCTGTGCCTGCTTCTATGGTCTCCTATGTCATAGACCACGACCCACGCTCTTTTTTCCATATTACTTAAATAAAACTGACCTCTCTTCTATATTCTGACATCCTCCACATCCACAAAGCCAAAGCCCTCGCCGGTGCGACCGCCCCAGCCCTTCAGATACAGAAGCCTGAGGCTCTGCGGGTCTCCTTCCACTTCAAACCTGCCCACAAAACCTGTAAGATACATGAGCCTCTTACCGCTAGAGCGTCTGAAGCCACTCAGCGTATGCTTTACGACTATCTTCTTCCAGAAATGGAACCTAAGTGAAACATCCCTGTATTCATAGCCCAGAAGCTCAAAGACCCTTCTGTGGAAGCGGTTAAACTCGTTCTGAAAGTCTCCGTGGCTGGGAAGTATAGGCTTGTTCTCTTTGCTCTCAAGAACCGCAGGCGACAGAAGGCGAAAGACCACCCTCGGGCTGTTTATGTTTTTCACCGGCAGACTCCGGATGGAGCTGACGCTCATTTTAATGTCCCCTGACAGTGGAAAGTCCCTCAAACTCAGAAGCTTGCCTGCAAAGGTCTCGCCGAGGGGCTTTTCCAGAAAGCTCATGTAGAGCCTTGCAACCGGCTTTCTTAGGACAAAATCCTCACCATGGAGCTCACCCTCAAAACTCAGAAAAAAGCTAAAGGGTCTTGGAAGCCTTTCAGCATACAGCTCATCCTCCATAAGGCTTTTGAAGGCAGACATGAGGCGGTTTCTGAAAAGAAGTGGAAGCCTGCTCTGGCTCAGCTTTATATCTGCTTGCAACCTAAAGCCTTCCATCAGCTGAGGTCTCTCAGCATTTTCTCCACAACCCTCTGGAGCTCAGGCAGGTCTTCCTTTACCACTCTCCAGACAACGCTGTAGTCCACTCCAAAATAGGCATGTGCCAGCCTGTCTCTCATGCCCTTTACCTTTTTCCAGTCTATCTCTGGATAGTTTCTCAGTAGCTCCTCTGGAAGGTTTTTAGCCGCCTCTCCTATTATCTCAAGGGCTCGGGTTATGGCATGCGTTAGCAGGTCGTTTGATATGAATTCTTCAAAATCTATACCTTCTGTGTGCTTTCTTATGAACTTAATTTCTCTGATTATGTCCATGAGATAGTCATGGTAACTTCGCCTTCTGCCCTGCATGGCTCTATCTTTGAAGCTCTGCCAGTCTTCTCTTACTGGCACATAACTGCTAAGAATATTCTGCCCTATGGCAGGTCTGGACTGCAGGGCTTTCTTTGATACGAGCTCCACCCTAACGCCCAGCTTTTCAGACAGAAAATCCTCCAGCTCCATAAACTCCCAAAGAGAAGGCTCTTTTTCAAAGTCCACAAGCAGGTCAAGGTCGCTGTCCTCCCTCTCTTCTCCCCTTGCATAGGAGCCAAAAACGCCAAGTTCTCTGACTGTATACTTCTCCCTAAGAAGGGGCATGAGGCTTAGAAGCTCCTCCATCAACTTCTGGAGGTTTTCAACCTTTTTGACTGTCTGCATTCTTATAAGTTATGCCTCAGGGCTCAAACCAGCCATAGCCCTTTGCCTTTTTACCACCTACTCCGAAGTTTTGAAGACCGGTTCTCAGGAGAACCTCAGCATATTCAGGAAGCTCGGGCTCTTGCTCTCCGAGGGGTTCATAGTCCAGACAGAAGCGAAAGACAACTCCTCTTTTTAATGTCAGAAACTTTACCGGCACTGGGTTTTGCCAGTCCGCCGGGGGCTTTTGACCTTTGCTCTGGTAGTATTCAGAATAGTGAGGGTTCATGATGTCAAGTTCAAGCTGGTCTGGGCTAAATTTTTCTGGAAAGGCGTCATAGAAAATAATCTGACCTCTTTTTTCCAGTGTGCCAAAGATTTTTCTGAAAGTTATGTGGGCGTCCTTGAACTTTACAGAAGGCTCGCTCAGGACAATTTCAACCTCTCTGTTCCTTAGCTCTTCAAAGAACCTGTGCTTTCTGAAGTTTTCCTCCTCGCTCAGCAAAAACTTTTCAATCTCAGAAAGAGGTTTCTCCTCACCAAGTCTTTCGCTCAGGGCTTCCTGTATGGACAGCAGAAGCACATGCCTTGCAAGACCCTTTAGCGTAGCCCCGTCTATGTATGGCACTCCGTAGGTGTGATGAAAGAGAAAGCCGTTTTCTAAGAGTGATGGATAGCCCATGCCCACCACAAGCCTGTAGGCGGTTTTCAATTTAAAGCTCTTCTGGCAGGGGACGGCTGGAAGCCTGATACTGTAGCTTTTGACCTTCTCTAAAATAGAGGCTAACCTCTCCGCCGAGTGCTGGGACTTTATGCCTCGCTCCAGCTCGTCAACCTCAAACCAGAAGGGGAGGAGCTTGTAAAATAGCAGACCCAGATTGGGGTTTCGAGACTTCTCTGAAAGTCTTTTGACGGCTGAATGGACACTTCCGCCTGGCAACTCTGAAAAGTTTTTAATCCTGCTCTGCTTCATACTTTAGCTCCCCTTCTGCCAGTCTTTTTAGCCACTGGGCAAAGTAAAGAATCTTCTGGGTGTAAAGTCTATACTGGGCAAAGTCAAGACCGGCAAAGAACTCCACAAGGCTGTCGACCTTTTTCCCCTCCATCTTTTCAAGATAGAGCTTTATGTGGTTTTCTATCTCCTGCCAGCCATCATCCTTTGCCTTGGCTCTTATGAAAGCGCAGGTGGTCAAAAGTCCGTTGTGAACTATCATGGAAGGCAACTTTCTTGCGTGAGATGCGTATTTACCTTCAAACCCCTTACCCTTTACCCCCTTTACGCATTCATAAGCCAGTCCTGCCACCTGCTGAAGCCTGCTTTTCATGGCTTTACCTCCCTCAGCTTCACAAGACCCTTTCCTGTTGTCATATCCCCACCAAGCCATATCTCAGAGGGAGCCGAAAACTCCACACCATCCTCCACAAAGAAGTTCACATAAAGCACACTCTCTGCCGGCAGGTATTCTGTGGTCCAGAGGGGGCCTTTCTTTACAGTTCCGCTGTCTGGGTCAATCTTTACGTGGGTCTGCACCTCCGTGTAGCTCTGCACAAGCTCAGAAAAGACCGTATCGCTCACAAGCACCACCCTCTGCTTGTCTTCTATACCCAGCGAGTTTACAAACCCTACAAGACCCTCGCCTGCAGGCTTTGCATCAAAGACGAACTCTTCAAGCATAACCCTGTTGTCTATGGCAACTTCCATAGAGTAGCAGAAGGCTTCGCTATCCTTCGGACTTTCAACCCTTATTTCCTTCCCTGTGTCCCTTGCGTATCTCTGAAGGGCATAGGGGCATGTTACGAGCAGGAATATGTGGCTGACACTCCTGACGGGGAAAAACAGAAGCCTCGCGTCGGTAAAGACCACTTTTCCAGCGTTGCCTTCCTCAAGTTCCCCAGCCGTTCCAAAGACCTGACGCATATATTCAAGGTCTTTTTTGAAGCTATCTTCGTTGATTGCCCTGAGCTTTTTCCTGCCACTGCTTACCTCTTCATCAAGGTCAGAGAGGTTCACACCCTTGTCTGCAAAGTACTCTCTCCATACGCGCCTGAGATGATATTCTCTTATACAACCTTTAAGGCTACTACCCGGCACAAGGGGAAAGCCCGTGTGAACCTCCCTCACTATGGGCAGGTCAACGTGCGACAGCCCCTGCCCCGCACCCACATGAAGGGGAGTGAGAACCTTTAAAAGGTAAGTCCTTCTATTCATCTCTCTACCTCCATAAGTATTCCGCTGTTCCATCCTCTATCCAGAAAATTATCCATGTCCCACCTTATTCCTTTTCTTACATTAACCTTAGGCTTTCCCTCAATCTGACAGAGCCGACATCCAAGCCCTCCGCCGTCCAGAGCCTTCAGCAGAAGCACACTGCCCGGTCTTAGCATCTGCAGGAAGGGCTTGGCAAAGCCCGACACATACTCAACCCCACCACCGAAAAGCCAAAGAAGCTCAAAACTGAGGCTGTTTATCTTCAACGCACTGCCACGCCTGAGCCCACCCTCCACAGAAAGGTGGCTGGTGCAGTAGAACTTGTAGGTCTTGCCCCTTTCTATCTGAATGGGTTTTTCAAAAGGTCTTATGCTTTCCTCTTTCACAAAGGCTAACCTTCTCTCTCCTCCCAGACCTGCGGTCTCCTGCCCTGCATCCTCCCACCTGCCGTCTGCCAGCACGCTAATGTAAGCCCTTGCGAATTTCAGTTGGTTGTTTTCCCTTTCCTTCCTTTCCAGCCTCAGAAACTCCTGAGAATACAGGAGAGTCTCCTTTGCCACCCTTCTGTCTTTGTCCAGACCGATGCCAATCCTGTATTCAACGCTTATGAATTCCTCCAGAGGATACACTTTTATGTTTTCCATGCCCCTTGAGTAGCTCTCCACAAAATGCTGGTAACTTATAAAGGCATTTCCTACTGTTTCAAAGGCTTTATCGGTGCCTGTAATGAGCGGAACGCCTTCTCTACTCAGCCTGAGAATCTTCACCTCGTAATTGTCCTTCTTTTTCCTCTCCTTTACCACATCTGCGGGTGCAGGTATGTAAAGCTGACCCTCTTTCCACAGAAACACGCCGTAGACTTTCTTAAAAAGGTGAAAGAACCTCATTATGGGTGGTGGAAAACTGCTCCTCTGAAGATGTGTCTCTCCGGCACCAAAGTGCCTCAGACCCCCAAAGGTCAGCACATCGTAAGGCTCAAGGACATACAGCCTCATCTATCGCCTCCACCTTGGACAGAAAGCGTGCCACATAAAGAAGTGACTCCAGAGACTCTACGCTCCTCAAAAAGCCCGCCCCGTCAATTCTTTCAATGAGCCCATCAACCTCGCCCTTCAGCCTGCTTTTTCTCCTTAAGACCCTCCTCAGAAGAGCCTTTATAAGGTCCTGCTGAGTTTCAGCCTTTTCTTCTCTGAATATCCATAGCTCTTCTCTGACCGCATAGGGAATGCCGAGAGAAAGAAGCTCCTCTCTAAAGTAGTTGACAATCCTTTCAAAGAGTCCCAGATGATTCCACTGAAGGACCAATCTCACCGGTTGTGAGTTTCTTGGCACCACGCTGATGCATATGCGGTTTTTGCCGGCTTTCTTTGCTTCCTTTTCTGCGTTTCTTACCTCTTCCAGAAGGAACCTGAGGTTTTCGTTTTCATGTCCTATAACAAAGCCAGCGCTTATGGTCGCTTCCTCAGAGCCCATGACTTCAGAAAACATATCCCTTATGCACTTTGCAAAGGACAGAAGGCTCGTAGGATATCCCACCGCCAGCACATCATCACCACCCGCATACACAAGCTCTACAAAGGGTGAATTTTCTCTGGCAAGGCTGTAGACCTCTCTGGCATACTCGGAGAGCCTTCTGGAAAAATTCCTGTGAAACTCTTCGCTGAGCTTTTTACCCCTCTTATCCTGCGACAATCCGAGCCAGACGCCCATGTCGTCCCCGTCCGCCATCAGAATACCAAAGTAGGAGTTGTCTGGCTTTCTGTATCCTCCTCTGTGTGGGTCGTAGAGGTTTTCAAGAGCGGTAAGAAGCTCACCGTAAAGCTCCTCTTCCTGCTCCTGTGCTTCCTTTTTCATCTTTAGCACATCCTCAGGGTCAAGCCAGTCGGCATTTATGTCCTTTATTGAGCAATCCATTTTCCCTTGAATAAGGCAGACCGCCTGCTCTACCGCCCTTATGTATTCCAGATACCTGCCTGCGTTGCTATCCCTCATCAGTTCACACCTTAGCCTCGCCCAGGCAAGGTCCTTTGTGGAGGGAAAGCTCTTTCTTTTCAGTCTATTCTGTCCCTCAAAGTATTCCATGGCAAACCTTTTCGTAAGGCACACACCGCAGAGCTTTTCGCCCTTACCCAGCATAAACCTCTTTCTTTTGCCCAGCTCATCCCAGTCCAGAGCC is drawn from Aquificaceae bacterium and contains these coding sequences:
- the cmr6 gene encoding type III-B CRISPR module RAMP protein Cmr6, encoding MKQSRIKNFSELPGGSVHSAVKRLSEKSRNPNLGLLFYKLLPFWFEVDELERGIKSQHSAERLASILEKVKSYSIRLPAVPCQKSFKLKTAYRLVVGMGYPSLLENGFLFHHTYGVPYIDGATLKGLARHVLLLSIQEALSERLGEEKPLSEIEKFLLSEEENFRKHRFFEELRNREVEIVLSEPSVKFKDAHITFRKIFGTLEKRGQIIFYDAFPEKFSPDQLELDIMNPHYSEYYQSKGQKPPADWQNPVPVKFLTLKRGVVFRFCLDYEPLGEQEPELPEYAEVLLRTGLQNFGVGGKKAKGYGWFEP
- the cmr4 gene encoding type III-B CRISPR module RAMP protein Cmr4, with protein sequence MNRRTYLLKVLTPLHVGAGQGLSHVDLPIVREVHTGFPLVPGSSLKGCIREYHLRRVWREYFADKGVNLSDLDEEVSSGRKKLRAINEDSFKKDLEYMRQVFGTAGELEEGNAGKVVFTDARLLFFPVRSVSHIFLLVTCPYALQRYARDTGKEIRVESPKDSEAFCYSMEVAIDNRVMLEEFVFDAKPAGEGLVGFVNSLGIEDKQRVVLVSDTVFSELVQSYTEVQTHVKIDPDSGTVKKGPLWTTEYLPAESVLYVNFFVEDGVEFSAPSEIWLGGDMTTGKGLVKLREVKP
- the cas2 gene encoding CRISPR-associated endonuclease Cas2 → MEKRAWVVVYDIGDHRSRHRVARVLRTVGFHIQRSTFYIQSMSQREIQALISRLEKHINRKTDRLFVYPVEELEHAEGYLIKPWETFII
- the cas1 gene encoding CRISPR-associated endonuclease Cas1, which gives rise to MGNLHNLKRPLLFFSNGYNLSKKKGRLCVKLNGKEHTFPVSYLSALFLVGRGTITTEALTMLSRAGTGLCLLSRNFNLKGIFTPEDEHSSVVERRIRQYELWKSQRLRVASRIVVMKIIEVEREFSVNLEYMRTMAERADSIEELMGYEGIASRYMFESLSREIPQFSGRNYRPPKDHVNALLSLVYNIAYYQARSLLLTLGLDPYLSFLHSRRGRHASFASDIMEPLRPFLTKHVVELLKKDTITTSHFIKDKESRLLNRDGMRIFINSLEPVYQKCLDRLWDTLLELMEVEYEACSV
- the cas2 gene encoding CRISPR-associated endonuclease Cas2, which gives rise to MRLVVYDYTEERIRKKVRKSLKRHGLHAQLSVFETHQDPTTLKTSLLTENSPNFRLTVFRLRKNAQPIKIGNHYDGSDQSVF
- the cas10 gene encoding type III-B CRISPR-associated protein Cas10/Cmr2 — its product is MNKLLLFTFSPVQSFISQSRKLSDLFSSSFILSYLTERLVKEIESQKLGEVIYPVYDESLRDTDLAGYPNRLVVKTEKDLCDRLKELFERVWEELCEHAVFALGLSGRERLQFEKHTGGYFQSFCYCMDYIGREGWLERMGLNEVADAEDYGYTYDLLERYLGALKSFRPYEGKVDEETFENKYPDGCTLCGERPALALDWDELGKRKRFMLGKGEKLCGVCLTKRFAMEYFEGQNRLKRKSFPSTKDLAWARLRCELMRDSNAGRYLEYIRAVEQAVCLIQGKMDCSIKDINADWLDPEDVLKMKKEAQEQEEELYGELLTALENLYDPHRGGYRKPDNSYFGILMADGDDMGVWLGLSQDKRGKKLSEEFHRNFSRRLSEYAREVYSLARENSPFVELVYAGGDDVLAVGYPTSLLSFAKCIRDMFSEVMGSEEATISAGFVIGHENENLRFLLEEVRNAEKEAKKAGKNRICISVVPRNSQPVRLVLQWNHLGLFERIVNYFREELLSLGIPYAVREELWIFREEKAETQQDLIKALLRRVLRRKSRLKGEVDGLIERIDGAGFLRSVESLESLLYVARFLSKVEAIDEAVCP
- the cmr3 gene encoding type III-B CRISPR module-associated protein Cmr3 translates to MRLYVLEPYDVLTFGGLRHFGAGETHLQRSSFPPPIMRFFHLFKKVYGVFLWKEGQLYIPAPADVVKERKKKDNYEVKILRLSREGVPLITGTDKAFETVGNAFISYQHFVESYSRGMENIKVYPLEEFISVEYRIGIGLDKDRRVAKETLLYSQEFLRLERKERENNQLKFARAYISVLADGRWEDAGQETAGLGGERRLAFVKEESIRPFEKPIQIERGKTYKFYCTSHLSVEGGLRRGSALKINSLSFELLWLFGGGVEYVSGFAKPFLQMLRPGSVLLLKALDGGGLGCRLCQIEGKPKVNVRKGIRWDMDNFLDRGWNSGILMEVER
- the cmr5 gene encoding type III-B CRISPR module-associated protein Cmr5, translating into MKSRLQQVAGLAYECVKGVKGKGFEGKYASHARKLPSMIVHNGLLTTCAFIRAKAKDDGWQEIENHIKLYLEKMEGKKVDSLVEFFAGLDFAQYRLYTQKILYFAQWLKRLAEGELKYEAEQD
- the cas6 gene encoding CRISPR-associated endoribonuclease Cas6; the encoded protein is MEGFRLQADIKLSQSRLPLLFRNRLMSAFKSLMEDELYAERLPRPFSFFLSFEGELHGEDFVLRKPVARLYMSFLEKPLGETFAGKLLSLRDFPLSGDIKMSVSSIRSLPVKNINSPRVVFRLLSPAVLESKENKPILPSHGDFQNEFNRFHRRVFELLGYEYRDVSLRFHFWKKIVVKHTLSGFRRSSGKRLMYLTGFVGRFEVEGDPQSLRLLYLKGWGGRTGEGFGFVDVEDVRI
- a CDS encoding HepT-like ribonuclease domain-containing protein, which codes for MQTVKKVENLQKLMEELLSLMPLLREKYTVRELGVFGSYARGEEREDSDLDLLVDFEKEPSLWEFMELEDFLSEKLGVRVELVSKKALQSRPAIGQNILSSYVPVREDWQSFKDRAMQGRRRSYHDYLMDIIREIKFIRKHTEGIDFEEFISNDLLTHAITRALEIIGEAAKNLPEELLRNYPEIDWKKVKGMRDRLAHAYFGVDYSVVWRVVKEDLPELQRVVEKMLRDLS